A window of ANME-2 cluster archaeon contains these coding sequences:
- the nrfD gene encoding polysulfide reductase NrfD, whose protein sequence is MFNLKPITILGAEVKLDMLFKGSKLYYGWVAILLLLVSSGFFAYYLQLSEGFIVTGSRNVVSWSLYIINFIFFVGLAAGGLIVASSVELFGVKKLEPLLKVGVIQAFVCAVTAMAFVTADLGHPERFYRFFLSPNTTSMMFFDFMILGGYTALCCVDLYALLTRRMRWLFPLAVVSLPAAISVHSVTGWVFGLVKSRPSWFSAIMAPLFISSAITSGLALLIIITLVLPKYTNIKFRDPYAIVMTLRKALTIAIPVDLFFLFNEILITVWPYAQKPEHHLGIHFIQNGPYAFSLYGEILLSAVIPFIIVLHPRTKNSIKWIAAASVFVVGGIFLKRIFLILVGMSISPLGELVVYIPTILELNVVVGFWAMAVLMFTVMIRIFNMDPVEH, encoded by the coding sequence ATGTTCAACTTAAAACCAATTACTATTCTTGGAGCCGAGGTCAAGCTGGATATGCTGTTTAAAGGCAGCAAACTGTACTATGGATGGGTGGCCATCCTGCTGCTCCTGGTATCATCGGGTTTCTTTGCCTACTACTTGCAGTTATCCGAAGGGTTCATCGTTACAGGCAGCAGGAACGTGGTCAGCTGGAGTTTGTACATTATCAATTTCATATTTTTTGTGGGATTGGCGGCCGGCGGCCTGATCGTGGCATCCAGTGTGGAACTGTTCGGTGTGAAAAAGCTGGAACCCCTGCTTAAGGTCGGGGTTATCCAGGCATTTGTATGTGCCGTAACGGCCATGGCCTTTGTGACCGCTGACCTGGGCCATCCTGAACGGTTCTACCGATTTTTTTTGTCACCCAATACCACATCTATGATGTTCTTTGACTTCATGATCCTGGGCGGTTATACTGCACTATGTTGTGTAGACCTGTATGCTCTGCTGACCAGGAGGATGCGCTGGCTATTTCCACTGGCAGTGGTTTCATTGCCTGCGGCCATCAGTGTCCATTCGGTCACAGGATGGGTGTTTGGCCTCGTCAAGTCAAGACCTTCCTGGTTCTCGGCGATCATGGCACCGTTGTTCATATCTTCGGCCATTACCTCCGGACTGGCATTGCTAATTATTATTACGCTTGTGCTTCCAAAATACACGAACATCAAGTTCCGTGACCCATATGCTATTGTTATGACATTGAGAAAAGCATTGACCATTGCAATACCGGTGGATCTATTCTTCCTTTTCAACGAGATCCTGATTACTGTCTGGCCATATGCACAAAAACCCGAACATCACCTGGGGATCCACTTCATACAGAATGGACCCTACGCGTTCTCACTGTACGGAGAGATCCTGCTGTCGGCTGTGATACCCTTTATCATTGTCCTGCATCCCAGGACCAAGAACTCGATTAAATGGATTGCTGCTGCATCCGTGTTTGTGGTGGGAGGGATCTTCCTTAAGAGGATATTCCTGATCCTGGTCGGGATGTCTATCTCGCCATTAGGTGAACTGGTCGTGTATATTCCAACCATACTTGAGCTCAATGTAGTGGTCGGGTTCTGGGCAATGGCGGTGTTGATGTTCACAGTGATGATAAGGATATTTAACATGGACCCGGTAGAACATTAG
- a CDS encoding 4Fe-4S dicluster domain-containing protein, which yields MDISRRNFLKLSGMGGVAALSGKSLAMITSNLPWNVEKVGKYYDDPAPVEGVHYAMAIDTQTCIGCRRCMYACIKENNIGRTSGIQYIRLLEMEESSFDLLNSDQYYTDAPKEDKWYLPAHCNHCDNPPCTQACPVKATWKEPDGIVVVDYDRCLGCRMCMINCPYWARKFNWVKPEVPEDEINPDVPIRPVGVVEKCTFCLHLVREGKTTKCTEVCPVGARKFGDINDPDSEISYLLRTRRVTVLKEDLGTKPRVYYVG from the coding sequence ATGGATATATCACGACGAAATTTCTTAAAACTTTCAGGAATGGGTGGCGTTGCTGCCTTGAGCGGCAAATCCCTTGCCATGATAACGTCCAACCTACCGTGGAATGTAGAAAAGGTTGGAAAATATTATGATGACCCGGCCCCTGTGGAAGGGGTCCATTACGCCATGGCCATCGATACTCAGACGTGCATCGGATGCCGAAGATGTATGTATGCATGCATCAAAGAGAACAATATCGGCAGGACATCAGGAATACAATATATCAGGTTACTTGAGATGGAGGAGAGCTCGTTTGACCTGCTCAACTCTGACCAGTATTATACTGATGCACCAAAGGAAGACAAGTGGTATCTTCCGGCACATTGCAATCATTGTGATAACCCGCCATGCACACAGGCATGCCCGGTAAAAGCCACATGGAAGGAACCTGATGGCATCGTTGTAGTTGACTATGACAGGTGCCTGGGATGCAGGATGTGCATGATAAACTGCCCGTACTGGGCCAGGAAGTTCAACTGGGTTAAACCGGAAGTTCCTGAAGATGAGATCAATCCTGATGTGCCCATAAGACCGGTGGGAGTGGTTGAGAAGTGTACCTTCTGCCTCCACCTTGTCCGTGAAGGTAAGACGACGAAATGTACCGAAGTGTGTCCGGTGGGCGCAAGGAAATTTGGCGATATAAATGACCCGGACAGCGAGATATCATACCTGTTGCGCACCAGGAGGGTAACGGTACTCAAGGAAGACCTGGGAACTAAACCTAGAGTTTACTATGTAGGGTGA